The Megalopta genalis isolate 19385.01 chromosome 8, iyMegGena1_principal, whole genome shotgun sequence sequence TACGTTCTTACAATCTATTAGCAAATTCTGAATTTGTATTGTTAACAGTCACTTAATTATAGGTACCGTTGCACGCACTTTTTTTTAATTAGCAACGATCATTCTGTTCCGAACGCTTCTCACATTTTCGGGCAACTTGTATCCGAAGCCGCCATTATAGACTACTCGCGTCAAAACGTCGGAGCCTTGACCCTCGTTATCTCTGAAACCTCGAGGAATTTTACGGTAATTGAAGCTGCTTCGATTTCCTTGCCCGGTAGAGTCTTCGGGATCGTGATTGTCCTCGTTCCTGTACGACGATTTCGGAGCATAAACATCGTCCGACTCCACTTTCACATATTCTGAAATCACATATAaggtttatacagggtgtcccaaaaatgtctcgcaatccgaaagtaggggattcctgagatcatttgaagcaactttttccttaacgaaaatgcaatccgcggcttcgtttacgagttattaacgaaaaacagtgcgccaatcagaggcgagatcatttggcgcgagacggccgagccaatgagcggaactgggcgccGTACattcgttggctgggccgccgcgcgccagccaagctcgcctcttattggtcagtgtttttcgttaataactcgtaaacgaagcgtcggagaaaattttcgcaaagaaaaaagttgcttcaaatgatctcaggaatctcccatttccggattgcgagtcattttcgggacaccctgcatgtagcaattattttcattaataatCATAAAATCGATTTCTTGAACAAATTCGACCTACTCTGCTTCGGCGATTCTCTTCCGTAAGAGCCTCCAAAGTCGTCGTCGTAATTTTTCTCGTAATATTTGGGCCCATAGGAATCGTCCTCGGCCTTCTGTCTCTCGTAATCGTAATTACCATCGTCGTCCTCATTTTCCTGTTTACCATGAAGAGGCTTCGACGAGCTTCCATCGGAATGATACTTCCCTGACGAGTTGACttcctcgttgtcgtcgtcgtcgtcgtcgtcgttcgacGACGAATAATCACTGTACTTCGTATACGGTTTCTCTTCAGCCACTTCCTCGTGGTTCCGACTCGAATACTTGCCAAACTTTTCATCGTATTGTTTGAACGGGAAGTAACTGGAGGGCTTGAAATTGCCTTCCATCTGAGAGGGTTTAAACTGCTTATCCGGCTTCGGCTCGTAGTCGTCGTCGCCGCTGTTACCCGGCCCATAATCCTTGCCCGAATCTACGGAAACGAACGTCGTCCGTTTTCAAAATCGATTTTAATACACTCCCGTGCGAAGAACAATTTCTTTGCTTAGAGATGCTTCCTCGAGCTAATTTATCGTAAATTGTTACGGTCGCGTGGCGAACGATGGAGAAAAAGACCATGCAACTTGAAAGAGAAGCTAGAACGaagtacagtgatttctccctgattcgcgctcagattgcgcacaaaaatggacaatttggggagaggtgatacgattgttcgagcctcgcggatcgcttttatggttaccgattatTGGATTATATTCAGTTATGGAAATAACTTTAATACTTTTTACTATTCGAACTTTCGATTAGaacttttatttaattgaaGAAGGTATCaaatatgttctctctttaTGAGATGTCTGCGTTAACTGTTGCGGTTCAACTCGGTAAAAATAATAGCGATTAGAAAAGACAAAGTACAGAATCACATGTCTTCACGATTAAATCGTATCAGCTGGTAAATTAAAAACTATTTGCTAGATTGATTTTTGTGTTCAACctatttgttgaaattcaacatcgtacctcctcttcccaaattgtccagttttgtgcgcaatctgagcgcgaattagggagaaattactccaTTCTTAAacttatagtttcaaatgcttaaGATTTCGCATGCTAGAGCTTGCATCAATTTTTTTATTCAggatgtctcaaaaatgtctcgcaatctggaaattgGGGttgctgagatcatttgaagcaactttttccttagcgaaaatgcaatccgaagcttcgtttacgagttattaacgaaaaacagtgaccaatcagaggcgagctcggctgacgcgcgtcagaccagccaacgagcgcgcgaagcccaattCGGCTCATTGGCCCGGCTAGCGCAAGATGGCCGAgatcgcctcttattggtcagcatttattcgttaataactcgcaaacgaagcttcggattgcattttcgctaaggaaaaagttacttcaaatgacctaaggAACCCCACTTTTcagattgtgagacatttttaggGCACCCTGTATTTCAATCTTTTCATTTATTTAGAAAACTTAGCACTTTGATTGCCTCATAATCCATATGCATATAGGTGACCGAATGATTCGcccagatttgaaaattaattcaaatctgttatcaatatattattaatgtaattaatCTGTATTTCCAGTTATTAAAATCTGTAATCcagttattaatataattaatctgTATTCCAAGTTATTAAGATCTGTAATCCagctattaatataattaatctgTTATATTTCccaaattttattagaattcgTGAAACGTAAGAGtattgaaaaagtaattgatATCATAAAACTAAACTTCTCAATTTTAACTTATTCGAACAAAGtgcttcaattttataaaatttttgaGTTTATTATGTGCCAATCAAAGCGTCAAGAATACCACCATAATTGATCGATATATCAATAAATTAAAGTAAACGATTTCTCAGTCTAAGCAAATTACTTCTAATAACACATCGTTTCCCTCTTCGTCTTTAATTTCATTACAAACCATCAACGccctcgtcgtcctcgtcgtcgtcatcgtccaTTTTAGGCGGAGGTATCGGTTTCTTCTTGTCAATAACCTCCACGTCGGTCCTAATCTCCTGCAGCGGGCCGAGGTTCCGATGCCCGCCCACAGGCTGTACGTTTCCACTGCCAAAGTGTAATTGCGGTTGCATTTGAAGGGGCTCGTAGCCGATCGCTGAAAACCCGCCGACGGTTGGGTGAACCTGCACTGCGGCACCCTTGAACTGCGGGAACTGTGGATTGCTGTTGGCGATCGGAATGGGAATCACCTGGCCTTGGAATCTGGAAAACGGAGACAGGAAGGGCGCGCCCGGCTGCGCGTTGTTCAATTTTGGCGTTCTTTCCGGGTAACCGAACTGATCGACTGGACTCAGGATCAAAGGCTGTGCTTGATAATTATTGAAGTAGGCGGGGTGATTGTTGTGCGCTTGCAGAATCGACGACGCCTTTTTGTTGTACTGATTTTGCACAGACGGCGAGAACAGTTGGGGTCCCGTGGCTTTTGACAGCGGATAAGCAGTTTTGTACACGGGAAATTGTAGGTTAGGGGATGAACTTGTTACGTGAACTCCTGCAAATTAAATgagattaatatttattatattatattatattatatattatatttattattaatatattattattattattactatataatatatcatatttattattagtatattattattatattacattatatattatatttattagtagtacaatattattatattatattatatattatatttattattagtatactattgttatattatattatatattatagttattattagtacattattattatattatattatatattatatttattattagtatattattattatattatatatattatatttattattagtacaatattattatattatattatgttatatttattattagtatattgttattcattatattatattattattatttaaggtAATATTCGACAAAATTAAGATTGAAAAGTTACGTTCTCTGGCATCAATTACTTTCTCGACGTTCTTAGGTTCCgcgtattttaataaaaattaggaaattatgacAGACATGCGGGGaacataattttaatattataaataataacctaataacataataaataagatAAGACAATAAACAATCCCGTTACTCGCGTGAAGGTGAAGCGATAGTTAAATTCTCAAAGAATGCAGAAGTTGATTCGACGAGCATTCTTTACGGTTTTATTATACTTCATCGATAAATTGCGGGTTTTATGCATCCGACGGAAACGAATGGGCGCAATTTAAACCGGTAGACTATGATTAGTGATCGACTGGTATACTAATCTAGACTGATACCGATCTGATCAAAACGATCAGCAGCACGTTATTTGTTTCAAAGCTGTCCTTTAACTTCTAAAAAGATGCTTTCGTAGAAAACgctcgaataaatttcttaacctTGACATACGCTATTATAAAAATAGCATAAACGAATGCCGCCTTTTTATCGTTACAAAGCAACACGCGTTAGCTACTTTTAGGACTCGCTTCggtatgaaaaaaaaaatgcaaCGTGAAAGCACTGAGAAAAAAATCATGCGTCGTACCTGCGTTCTGATTAAGCGTCACCTGTCTCACGGGCGGACCCTCGTTCGCCACTTTGTAGCCAGCGGACATGGTGAACAGATCGCCGAAATATGGCGGCGACTGGTCCACGGGTTGCGCGATCGCGTACGGAACAGGCGATTTCGGTCCGCTCTCGTAAACTCGCGGACCAGGCTTCTCTTTGTGATAACTCGATTTCGCGTTGCCGTCTTGGACGCCGCGTGAATTCTGCGGCTTCGATTGCCGGTGCACGTGTTCCCGTTGACCCCCGTGACCCCCGTCGATGATCCCTTGCTTCGGTTTCGCGTAACTGGAAAGCAGAGGCTGGCGTTCCGCCGCCGCTATCGCCGAGTGCAACGCCGGTACGAGCAGCGCGGCGTAAATAATCTGCAATGTAGATTCGAAGTTTTAAGGGAGACGTTTTCGAGAATAACACGTCACTCAATAAGTCTCCGGTATGacacatacagtaatgtctcccttattgacgcttagattgcgcaccaaaatggacaatctgggaagaggagacacgattgaattgagccttgcgcctcgttttacagttacgaattatcaataattataaaaggagtcgcaaggctcgaataatcgtacctcctgttccaaaattgtccatttttgtggacaatccgagcgtcaattacagagagattactgtacagtaatgtctccctcattgacgcttagattgcgcagaaaaattgacaatctgggaagaggagacacgattgaattgagccttgcgcctcgttttacagttacgaattatcaacaactataaaaggagtcgcaaggctcgaataatcgcatctccggttccaaaattgtccatttttctggacaacccgagcgtcaattagagagacgatATGGCAACACTGTTGACAAAGCTATATGATTTCTGGATAGTAGCATTCTCCGAACGATACATGTGAAAATGTTATGACATTTTGATGATTAGTTTACAGGTTACAAGTGGTTTTAGTGATCCCAGTTTTGTAATTTTTAGAACAATGgttagaaaagaatttcgtataTTGATTAAACATTGTTTTTCGATGGGGAaaaatactgttgaagctaaacagtggCTTGATAAGCGTTACGAAGACTCTGCACCAGGGAAATCAACTATTATCGACTGGTATGCGAAAATTAAACGCGGTCGTACGAAAACCGATGATGCTGAACCGGTGCTCTGGTCGCCGAAATTCGGCAGTTGTTccgaaaaacataaaaaaaagtCCACGAAATAGTTTTGAAAGACCGTATAGTGAAATCGCGCGAGATAACTGACCCCTTAAAGATATCAGAAGACAGCGTGTTTACGATTTTACACAACAATTTGAGCATGTGTAAATTGCTTTCGAAGTACAgttatgtctcccttactgtcgCTCAGATTCTggagagaaatggacaatctggggagaggagacacgattattcgagccttgcggctcgtttttataattgtggacaatttataactataaaaatgcaccgcaaggctcgaataatcgtatctcctcttctcaaatgaTATGCCAATTTAGtggagacaatctgagcgtcagtaagggagacattgctgtaggtGCCGCGTTTGCTCACACCGGATCAAAAACAACAGCGCGTCGATGTTTCGGAGCGCGTTTAAGCGATGGTTAAATCGAACGAATCACGTTTCGAATTGCTTTCCCCTACTGGCTTTTCGCAGACGTTAAAAAGATGCTCCAGGGAAAGAAATTTGGCTCGGATGCTGAAGCGATCGCCGAAACGGAGCCCTATTTTGAGAACAAAGGCAAACCGTTCTCGAGAGTTGGAACGAACGTATCGCTCTTGTAGAAGAGTACGTTGACGAATAAAGTCGAAtttctaaaaaaagaaaatttgtttcttttaGCT is a genomic window containing:
- the LOC117227809 gene encoding uncharacterized protein LOC117227809 translates to MLIIYAALLVPALHSAIAAAERQPLLSSYAKPKQGIIDGGHGGQREHVHRQSKPQNSRGVQDGNAKSSYHKEKPGPRVYESGPKSPVPYAIAQPVDQSPPYFGDLFTMSAGYKVANEGPPVRQVTLNQNAGVHVTSSSPNLQFPVYKTAYPLSKATGPQLFSPSVQNQYNKKASSILQAHNNHPAYFNNYQAQPLILSPVDQFGYPERTPKLNNAQPGAPFLSPFSRFQGQVIPIPIANSNPQFPQFKGAAVQVHPTVGGFSAIGYEPLQMQPQLHFGSGNVQPVGGHRNLGPLQEIRTDVEVIDKKKPIPPPKMDDDDDEDDEGVDDSGKDYGPGNSGDDDYEPKPDKQFKPSQMEGNFKPSSYFPFKQYDEKFGKYSSRNHEEVAEEKPYTKYSDYSSSNDDDDDDDNEEVNSSGKYHSDGSSSKPLHGKQENEDDDGNYDYERQKAEDDSYGPKYYEKNYDDDFGGSYGRESPKQKYVKVESDDVYAPKSSYRNEDNHDPEDSTGQGNRSSFNYRKIPRGFRDNEGQGSDVLTRVVYNGGFGYKLPENVRSVRNRMIVAN